From one Tetragenococcus osmophilus genomic stretch:
- a CDS encoding helix-turn-helix domain-containing protein, with the protein MGNEIIIGDRLRQARLNKNISIDELQQKTKIQKRYLEAIESGNFEALPGAYYVRTFIRQYAEAVGENGDFLVDLYDGKDEIGSESRRAQPETVQGSRKALHEEKSRTRTTRDYLPVVLLGFIAFMIVGVIAYAAWQDRNSDPVISQTASSLQVDGSVTSEQEQEQSSEQESTESTETTSSSEEDEMEVSMEDSTQSQATIQVTDAEDPLELEITGKNDRAWVGVSVNGDYTLQETLQPGQIESTTIPESTENFVVTLGASANVDLEVNGQEVDFDDPDYEALQKNLNFEVTYQD; encoded by the coding sequence GTGGGTAATGAAATCATAATCGGTGACAGACTGCGGCAGGCTCGTTTAAATAAAAATATTAGTATTGACGAGCTACAACAAAAAACAAAAATCCAAAAACGTTACCTGGAAGCGATCGAAAGCGGTAATTTTGAAGCATTGCCAGGGGCTTACTACGTACGCACATTTATTCGTCAGTATGCCGAAGCTGTAGGGGAAAACGGTGATTTTCTCGTTGATCTTTATGACGGAAAAGATGAGATTGGCTCAGAATCAAGGCGAGCTCAACCTGAAACTGTTCAAGGTTCTAGAAAAGCATTACACGAAGAAAAGTCTCGTACAAGAACAACGCGAGATTACCTTCCGGTGGTTTTATTAGGTTTTATTGCGTTTATGATTGTAGGGGTTATTGCTTATGCAGCTTGGCAAGATCGTAACTCTGATCCAGTTATTAGCCAAACAGCTTCTTCCTTACAAGTGGATGGCTCTGTTACAAGTGAACAAGAGCAGGAGCAGTCTTCTGAGCAAGAAAGTACGGAATCGACTGAAACAACAAGTTCTTCTGAAGAGGACGAAATGGAAGTTTCGATGGAAGACTCAACGCAATCGCAAGCAACAATTCAAGTAACGGATGCTGAAGATCCGCTAGAATTAGAAATTACAGGAAAAAATGACCGTGCTTGGGTTGGAGTTTCTGTTAATGGGGATTATACTTTACAAGAAACGTTGCAGCCAGGGCAAATTGAAAGTACAACAATACCTGAGAGCACAGAAAATTTTGTTGTTACTTTAGGCGCTAGTGCAAACGTGGATCTTGAAGTAAACGGTCAAGAAGTTGATTTTGATGACCCTGATTACGAGGCATTGCAAAAGAATTTGAACTTTGAAGTAACGTATCAGGATTAA